A genomic segment from Kyrpidia tusciae DSM 2912 encodes:
- a CDS encoding phosphotransferase, which translates to MAESIPPWLKHLWKEFTTPPAFLAKAGEAPEKGNSAKNQAKAVKNGTGDKKKPSWAKPAPSTPASEPESPWDEEEGEGDLPEVHVRPKPSRPPSPTRKPKQSASPAAGHAGDSSPPRPTPRPTAKSSESIAVTSLGVRTELERWGFDSSVLAAYPYVFTRVSRHGSALRLQSARTTLVLKRSPHSPLHVEAMHRALDYASRRGGPVPRWITPRHTGSTRASDTPFVRGDDGLYYAMEWIDGREVDLSSAADMAKASQSLSKFHQLTHRWVTDESTGEERHNLPSAFDIVSRLSRRTEEMEKALKRAEINEEPDDDLFYLEHAPVFLRQAHEALDRLLAPECQRRLEQERESPAVCHMDMTPSNLIRKGQVVYLVDFDYLAYAPRTLDLAHLLRRGLQKANWAPELALTGILQYNTAVTLTRVEYRLLQAFLAFPHRFWRTTHRWQQGDRHDDQVLREFRRCVREEPARKKFLEWFRRQALL; encoded by the coding sequence ATGGCCGAATCCATCCCACCTTGGCTAAAACATTTATGGAAAGAATTTACAACTCCCCCCGCCTTCCTGGCGAAGGCCGGTGAAGCCCCTGAAAAGGGCAATTCGGCCAAGAACCAGGCAAAGGCCGTCAAGAATGGAACGGGGGACAAGAAGAAGCCATCTTGGGCAAAACCCGCTCCTTCCACTCCCGCCTCAGAACCGGAAAGCCCCTGGGACGAGGAAGAGGGGGAGGGGGACCTGCCCGAGGTCCACGTGCGGCCGAAGCCCTCGAGGCCGCCGTCCCCCACGAGAAAGCCAAAACAATCGGCCTCCCCGGCGGCCGGCCACGCCGGGGATTCGTCTCCCCCCCGCCCCACGCCCCGTCCAACGGCCAAATCTTCGGAATCCATCGCCGTTACCTCCCTGGGGGTGCGGACAGAGTTGGAGCGGTGGGGCTTCGACTCCAGCGTATTGGCCGCCTATCCCTATGTCTTTACCCGGGTGTCCCGACACGGCAGCGCCCTCCGATTGCAAAGCGCCCGGACCACCCTCGTCTTAAAGCGTTCCCCCCACAGTCCCCTCCATGTGGAGGCGATGCACCGCGCGCTGGATTACGCCTCTCGCCGGGGCGGCCCGGTGCCCCGCTGGATCACCCCTCGGCACACCGGCTCGACCCGGGCTTCAGACACGCCCTTTGTCCGGGGGGATGACGGATTGTACTACGCCATGGAGTGGATCGACGGTCGGGAGGTGGATTTGTCTTCAGCGGCGGACATGGCAAAAGCCTCGCAAAGTCTCTCCAAGTTCCACCAACTGACCCATCGCTGGGTCACCGATGAAAGCACCGGGGAAGAGCGCCATAACCTCCCCTCTGCTTTCGACATTGTCAGCCGGCTCTCCCGGCGAACCGAAGAAATGGAAAAGGCGCTAAAACGAGCCGAAATCAACGAAGAGCCGGACGATGACCTCTTCTATCTGGAGCACGCCCCGGTGTTCCTCCGCCAGGCCCATGAAGCTCTCGACCGGCTCCTCGCCCCGGAGTGCCAGCGCCGCCTCGAGCAGGAACGGGAGAGCCCGGCGGTGTGCCACATGGATATGACTCCATCCAACCTGATCCGCAAAGGTCAGGTGGTGTACTTGGTGGATTTTGACTACCTCGCCTACGCCCCCCGCACTTTGGATCTGGCCCACCTGTTGCGACGGGGCCTACAAAAGGCCAATTGGGCGCCAGAACTGGCGTTGACCGGCATCCTGCAATACAATACCGCCGTCACTTTGACCCGGGTCGAATACCGCCTTCTGCAGGCCTTCTTGGCGTTTCCCCACCGCTTTTGGCGCACAACCCACCGCTGGCAGCAGGGGGACCGGCACGACGACCAGGTTCTCAGAGAATTTCGCCGCTGCGTCCGGGAGGAGCCGGCCCGGAAAAAATTCTTAGAGTGGTTTCGCCGGCAAGCCCTGTTGTGA
- a CDS encoding epoxyqueuosine reductase: protein MNKDQARAQEAGPGEWEISRRQLAGMAAELGLKAAAMPALPLRSLGRILEKRRQAGWMCEFEAENTADRIDPLRSLPCAQSVVAVAMPYRNRRWDTPRPPGLRGALSKYAWGEDYHRVLRGRLGALADRLATTAGREITVRAAVDTGPLVERAFAEAAGLGRVGKNGCLYVEPYGSWVFLGLLLTDLRIEPERTDPPGEVGSWRNEGPRVDGQADPDVFALCGTCDRCLRACPTDAFEAPGVLNANRCLSYVTQMKGLLPEEFQAPMGTRIWGCDICQAVCPINRRAACAPEHLEEIGEPGPESDREFLDRAYPDLVELLTMSRRSFERRFGVTAAAWRGVHTLRRNAASALGTWRDPRAVPPLIDRLGDGRPEVRSAAAWALARIGTPEGWAALAKAAEQETDSRVRARMEALLSQQGLPAKPL from the coding sequence ATGAACAAAGACCAAGCCCGGGCCCAGGAGGCCGGTCCAGGAGAATGGGAGATTTCGCGCCGACAGTTGGCCGGGATGGCGGCGGAGCTGGGATTGAAGGCGGCGGCCATGCCGGCGCTCCCCCTCAGATCTTTGGGCCGGATTCTCGAAAAACGCCGGCAGGCCGGGTGGATGTGCGAGTTTGAAGCGGAGAATACGGCGGATCGCATCGACCCCTTGAGGAGCCTTCCCTGCGCGCAATCGGTGGTGGCGGTGGCCATGCCCTACCGCAACCGGCGGTGGGATACCCCTCGCCCCCCGGGTCTCAGGGGCGCGCTTTCCAAGTACGCCTGGGGAGAGGACTACCACCGGGTGTTGCGCGGGCGACTGGGGGCCTTAGCGGACCGGTTGGCGACGACGGCTGGCCGGGAAATCACCGTGCGGGCGGCGGTGGACACCGGCCCTTTGGTGGAGCGGGCCTTCGCGGAAGCGGCGGGTCTCGGGCGGGTTGGCAAGAACGGATGTCTGTACGTGGAACCTTACGGTTCCTGGGTGTTTCTGGGCCTCTTGCTGACGGATTTGCGGATTGAACCTGAACGGACCGATCCACCTGGGGAAGTGGGGAGTTGGCGGAATGAAGGTCCCCGTGTGGACGGTCAGGCTGACCCGGACGTTTTCGCCTTGTGCGGGACCTGCGATCGCTGCCTGCGGGCCTGCCCCACCGACGCCTTTGAGGCGCCGGGAGTTCTCAATGCCAATCGCTGTCTATCGTATGTGACCCAGATGAAAGGCCTTCTTCCGGAGGAATTTCAGGCCCCCATGGGCACGCGAATCTGGGGGTGCGACATCTGCCAGGCGGTCTGCCCGATCAATCGCCGGGCGGCCTGCGCGCCGGAGCACCTGGAAGAGATCGGTGAACCCGGGCCTGAGTCCGACCGGGAATTCCTCGATCGCGCTTATCCCGACCTGGTCGAGCTTCTCACCATGTCCCGGCGATCTTTTGAGCGGAGGTTCGGGGTTACGGCGGCGGCGTGGCGGGGGGTGCACACCCTTCGCCGAAACGCCGCCTCGGCGCTCGGAACCTGGCGGGATCCCCGGGCGGTCCCCCCGTTGATCGATCGGCTGGGCGATGGGCGGCCCGAGGTGCGCAGCGCCGCCGCCTGGGCCCTCGCCCGGATCGGCACCCCCGAAGGGTGGGCCGCCCTGGCGAAGGCCGCCGAACAGGAGACGGACTCCCGGGTGCGGGCCCGGATGGAGGCTTTGCTTTCACAACAGGGCTTGCCGGCGAAACCACTCTAA
- the rnhA gene encoding ribonuclease HI: MKEVTIYTDGACSGNPGPGGWAAVLLYGDHVREMAGGEEHTTNQRMELLAAIYALRALKEPCRVRLFSDSAYLVNCFRQGWHRRWRANGWRNSRQEPVQNRELWEELLRLTDVHRVDFEKVQGHAGDAWNERCDALARAATPSPGGRAGGGPSPQR, translated from the coding sequence GTGAAAGAAGTGACGATTTACACAGATGGTGCCTGTTCGGGAAATCCGGGCCCCGGGGGTTGGGCGGCGGTCCTGTTGTATGGGGATCACGTGCGGGAAATGGCCGGCGGGGAAGAACATACCACCAATCAACGGATGGAGCTCCTGGCGGCGATCTATGCCCTTCGGGCCCTCAAAGAACCCTGTCGCGTGCGGCTCTTTAGCGATTCGGCGTATCTGGTGAATTGCTTCCGCCAAGGATGGCACCGGCGATGGCGGGCCAATGGGTGGCGCAACAGCCGGCAGGAGCCCGTTCAGAATCGGGAGCTGTGGGAAGAACTCCTGCGGCTGACCGACGTGCACCGGGTGGATTTTGAAAAAGTACAGGGCCACGCCGGCGACGCGTGGAATGAGCGGTGTGACGCCTTGGCCCGGGCCGCCACGCCTTCACCGGGAGGAAGGGCCGGTGGCGGTCCTTCACCCCAGCGATGA
- a CDS encoding YgzB family protein: MDPVKLNRLRNIALLLMLVSFAVMYLGVFWPHTVLPFTLAAGFLILMWAIGIYFRVGAVSMRLPQVECPNCHRVTKMIGREDGCMYCGTPVHLPEEQQGPR; the protein is encoded by the coding sequence ATGGACCCGGTGAAACTGAATCGCTTGCGCAACATCGCTCTTCTCCTCATGCTCGTCTCCTTTGCCGTGATGTACCTGGGGGTGTTCTGGCCTCACACCGTGTTGCCCTTTACCTTGGCTGCAGGATTTCTAATCCTGATGTGGGCCATCGGGATTTATTTTCGCGTGGGAGCTGTTTCCATGCGGCTCCCCCAGGTGGAATGCCCGAACTGCCACCGGGTAACGAAGATGATCGGCCGGGAGGATGGATGCATGTACTGCGGGACACCGGTGCACTTGCCGGAGGAACAACAGGGGCCGCGTTAA
- the nth gene encoding endonuclease III: MQVPVKRILEVLEQTYPGAKCALDHRNPFELLVATILSAQCTDERVNLVTGPLFAKFPTAEDFARLSPEELEPHIQSCGLYKTKSKNIVSACRILVEEYGGQVPKSREALQALPGVGRKTASVVLSNAFGVPAIAVDTHVFRVANRLGLADATTPEETERQLMKRIPKAKWSAAHHWLIHHGRQICSARSPGCDRCPLSRYCRFARERRRGEELAQGRRPQRSRAGAGGITEG; this comes from the coding sequence GTGCAGGTGCCTGTAAAGCGAATCTTAGAAGTGTTGGAACAAACGTATCCCGGCGCCAAGTGTGCCCTCGACCACCGGAATCCCTTTGAGCTACTGGTGGCCACGATCTTGTCCGCCCAGTGCACCGACGAGCGGGTGAACCTCGTCACCGGGCCGCTCTTTGCCAAGTTCCCCACGGCTGAGGATTTCGCTCGGCTTTCGCCCGAGGAGCTCGAGCCCCACATTCAGTCGTGTGGACTGTATAAGACTAAATCGAAAAATATCGTCTCGGCTTGCCGGATTCTGGTGGAGGAGTACGGTGGCCAGGTGCCGAAGAGCCGCGAAGCGCTCCAGGCCCTGCCCGGAGTGGGGAGAAAGACGGCCAGCGTGGTCCTCAGCAACGCCTTTGGGGTGCCCGCCATTGCGGTGGACACCCACGTGTTTCGGGTGGCCAACCGCCTGGGGCTGGCCGATGCCACAACTCCCGAAGAAACGGAACGCCAACTGATGAAGCGCATCCCCAAGGCGAAATGGTCCGCGGCTCACCATTGGTTGATCCACCACGGGCGCCAGATCTGCTCGGCCCGCTCCCCGGGCTGTGATCGCTGTCCGCTCTCCCGTTACTGCCGCTTTGCGCGGGAAAGGAGACGGGGAGAGGAGTTGGCCCAAGGACGGCGGCCGCAAAGGTCGAGAGCGGGGGCCGGAGGGATCACGGAAGGCTGA
- a CDS encoding MFS transporter has translation MSTQHESTHPGMSIERVTHYRFVVAAVLFVTLLIAYLDRVNVSVLVADRQFLQDMDMIGNAVRIGLLNTAFLLTYGIANIVLGRVGERVGAKTAMLIAVAIWVVAMALGGAATGFAMIMSTRILLGIGEGLHWPMQSIIVTHWFPESERTKANAAWLLGLFVGPMIAAPSFVYIISHWGWRSNFFVLSVLNVLAILLIAWFVNARPSQSRFVGASERAYIEGGGQGAPAAQTDVAHHSAVENYLTDYRFWFLTVAYMSSQSIFFGLTAWLPKYLQEIRGFSFSSLGVFASLPYMVAVVFLVVFGYLADRVKRRAPFIAAGLTSASVFIWGAAVVTDNRMSAYFLSLGVGSLGIGLSSYWSILQRMVRRSVIGAAAGVMNGVGMIFTALVPTIIGYFIKWSGGSYNGGLFFLVALGLLGALLMAVLSLRKE, from the coding sequence ATGTCAACACAACACGAGTCGACTCATCCTGGGATGTCTATCGAACGTGTAACCCATTATCGCTTTGTCGTCGCTGCCGTTCTCTTTGTGACGCTGCTTATCGCTTATTTGGACCGCGTCAATGTATCCGTGCTCGTCGCCGACAGACAGTTTCTTCAAGATATGGACATGATCGGCAATGCGGTTCGCATCGGACTGTTGAATACGGCATTTTTGCTTACATACGGCATCGCGAACATCGTTTTAGGACGGGTCGGTGAACGGGTCGGGGCAAAGACGGCGATGCTCATTGCGGTGGCCATCTGGGTCGTTGCAATGGCATTGGGCGGCGCGGCGACCGGTTTTGCCATGATTATGAGTACCCGTATTTTGCTCGGCATCGGTGAAGGGCTGCACTGGCCCATGCAAAGCATTATCGTAACCCATTGGTTCCCCGAGTCGGAACGGACGAAAGCAAACGCCGCTTGGCTTTTGGGCCTGTTCGTGGGACCGATGATCGCCGCCCCCTCTTTTGTGTACATCATCAGCCATTGGGGATGGCGCAGCAACTTTTTCGTTCTAAGCGTTCTAAATGTTCTCGCCATCCTGTTGATCGCATGGTTTGTCAATGCGCGTCCATCGCAGTCTCGCTTTGTCGGCGCGTCCGAGAGGGCCTATATTGAAGGCGGCGGGCAGGGCGCACCCGCGGCGCAGACCGATGTCGCCCATCACAGCGCAGTGGAAAATTACTTGACGGATTATCGTTTTTGGTTTCTCACCGTGGCATATATGTCGTCGCAAAGCATATTCTTTGGTCTTACGGCCTGGCTTCCTAAATACCTCCAGGAAATTCGCGGATTTTCATTTTCTTCCTTAGGTGTGTTTGCTTCCTTGCCTTATATGGTTGCTGTGGTATTTTTGGTGGTGTTCGGTTATTTAGCAGACCGGGTGAAAAGGCGGGCGCCGTTTATCGCCGCAGGCTTGACGTCGGCATCCGTATTCATATGGGGCGCCGCCGTCGTGACGGACAACCGGATGAGCGCGTATTTCCTCTCGCTGGGCGTCGGCAGCTTAGGGATTGGCCTGTCGTCTTATTGGTCTATTTTGCAGCGGATGGTTCGCCGTTCCGTCATCGGCGCCGCCGCCGGGGTGATGAACGGCGTCGGGATGATTTTTACGGCTTTGGTTCCAACGATCATCGGATATTTTATCAAGTGGAGCGGCGGTTCGTATAACGGAGGGCTGTTCTTTCTTGTCGCACTGGGCTTGCTCGGTGCGTTGCTGATGGCGGTTTTGTCGCTCAGGAAAGAATGA
- a CDS encoding alpha/beta fold hydrolase, with amino-acid sequence MASKTQVTEKRVEARGLTSHILLAGDSGKPAVLLLHGAGPGANAASNWRHLMPDLAENFYVVAPDLIGFGQSAIPDPIPGNIMAWIGIRVEQVLGLMDHLGIEKAHIVGNSMGGALTLQLLSEAPERFLKVALMGSIGAPAPRTPELTRLLSFYSDPRPARYREMMHSFAYDPDKFEGMDQIVSERYKIATNPDVMPIAEKMIDSMRTGIESLVMPPSVLGKLPHEVLLFHGRQDRIVPLDTSLYLLQHLKHAELIVLDRSGHWAQLERWDIMRPILERHFGAKSWN; translated from the coding sequence ATGGCATCGAAAACCCAAGTGACCGAAAAGCGTGTGGAAGCGAGAGGATTGACTTCGCACATTTTGCTCGCCGGTGATTCCGGCAAACCGGCGGTGCTGTTGCTGCACGGCGCGGGCCCCGGCGCCAATGCGGCCTCCAACTGGCGGCATCTGATGCCCGATTTGGCCGAGAACTTTTACGTCGTCGCCCCCGATCTCATCGGCTTTGGCCAATCCGCGATCCCCGATCCAATTCCGGGCAACATCATGGCCTGGATCGGCATCCGGGTCGAACAGGTCCTCGGTCTCATGGATCATCTGGGCATCGAGAAGGCGCACATCGTAGGCAACTCGATGGGCGGAGCGCTCACCCTCCAGCTGCTCAGCGAGGCGCCGGAGCGCTTCCTGAAAGTTGCATTGATGGGCTCGATCGGTGCGCCGGCGCCGCGCACTCCGGAGCTCACTCGTCTCCTGTCCTTCTATTCCGATCCACGTCCCGCACGGTACCGGGAGATGATGCACAGCTTTGCTTATGATCCGGACAAGTTCGAAGGGATGGATCAGATCGTCTCCGAGCGGTACAAGATCGCGACCAACCCGGACGTGATGCCGATCGCGGAAAAGATGATCGATTCCATGAGGACCGGGATAGAAAGCCTCGTGATGCCGCCTTCCGTGCTGGGCAAGCTTCCGCACGAAGTGCTGCTCTTCCACGGCCGCCAGGATCGCATCGTGCCGCTGGATACAAGCCTTTATCTGCTGCAGCACCTCAAGCACGCGGAACTCATTGTGCTCGACCGCTCCGGTCACTGGGCGCAGCTCGAGCGATGGGACATCATGCGGCCGATACTCGAACGGCATTTTGGGGCCAAGAGCTGGAACTAA
- a CDS encoding HpcH/HpaI aldolase family protein, with the protein MLDEGLVTQLAAQLHAAEQQRIQIEHIGAHGIQVPQIETFDETVGIVNSAKYFPLGNRGGALTRSADYGNIPPGEYFRLANEHTILVIQCETKQALDNLEYIAQVPNIDVIFLGPFDMSISLGVPSEINHPKVIEAEEKVLEVSLNYDKIPGIYVRNAEQAMQKMGKGFRYIVMGTDNRVIVQAYKELISPLKL; encoded by the coding sequence ATGCTTGACGAAGGTTTGGTCACACAATTGGCCGCTCAGCTGCATGCCGCTGAGCAGCAGCGCATTCAAATCGAGCACATCGGTGCACATGGAATACAAGTTCCCCAAATAGAAACTTTTGATGAAACAGTTGGAATTGTAAATTCCGCAAAATATTTCCCATTGGGGAATCGGGGAGGAGCTTTGACCAGATCTGCAGACTATGGGAACATTCCTCCTGGAGAATATTTCAGGTTGGCCAATGAACATACGATTCTTGTGATTCAATGTGAAACGAAACAAGCCTTGGATAACCTTGAGTATATTGCACAAGTGCCGAACATAGATGTGATCTTTTTAGGGCCCTTCGATATGTCCATATCCCTGGGTGTGCCCTCAGAAATCAATCATCCAAAAGTGATTGAAGCCGAAGAAAAAGTTCTTGAAGTTTCTCTTAATTATGATAAAATTCCGGGTATTTATGTGCGAAACGCAGAACAAGCGATGCAAAAAATGGGTAAAGGTTTTAGATACATCGTGATGGGCACAGACAACCGAGTGATCGTCCAAGCGTATAAAGAATTAATTTCTCCATTAAAATTGTGA
- a CDS encoding MFS transporter: MEQVRREHSLLDTSGGSEDIGGVRKWLVLANVAVGTFMANLDGSIANVGLPTISESFHVPLASVQWVVTAYLLTICALLPTVGKLSDLLGRGRLYNLGFALFAIGSALCAVSGSVGMLIGMRVVQAVGASFLMANGQGLVATTFGPRERGRALGMIGTTVSLGTLSGPAFGGLLIEHFGWPAIFWVNVPIGAVAFFAGWRILPRERGGGREPFDLVGAGMFAVGITALLFAVSGAEGRGWTSWPTLGGIGASLLVLVLFYLREVHIPHPMLDFSLYRIRMFSTGSAAAFLSFVSLFCVNVMMPFFIQTVMHQSPAVTGYVMAANPVVMAVTAPLAGWLSDRIGPYVLTTGGLTLNALGFVALNMLSPEVSPWVVAGHLAVFGLGQGLFQSPNNSSIMGSVPRSKVGLAGGLNALTRNLGMVFGISLSVSLFTYRLGVLSGATDAGPGDIGPVEAGGVVQPSPEVFMGAMHTVFWAAAVTCVLGAVVSSLRGGRRTAGGSAKTAE, translated from the coding sequence GTGGAGCAGGTCAGACGGGAGCACAGCTTGTTGGATACTTCCGGTGGCAGTGAGGACATCGGCGGAGTCCGCAAATGGTTGGTATTGGCGAATGTGGCGGTCGGCACCTTTATGGCCAACCTGGACGGAAGTATCGCCAATGTGGGGCTCCCGACGATTTCGGAGAGTTTTCATGTGCCCTTGGCCTCGGTCCAGTGGGTCGTCACAGCGTATCTATTGACGATCTGCGCCCTTTTACCCACAGTCGGAAAATTGTCCGACCTGCTCGGACGGGGGCGGCTGTACAATCTCGGGTTTGCCCTGTTCGCCATTGGGTCGGCCCTCTGTGCGGTGTCCGGATCGGTGGGGATGCTGATCGGGATGAGGGTAGTGCAGGCAGTGGGGGCTTCGTTTTTGATGGCCAACGGTCAAGGGCTGGTGGCCACCACCTTCGGCCCCCGGGAGAGGGGACGGGCGCTGGGGATGATCGGTACCACCGTTTCCCTGGGGACGCTCAGCGGCCCGGCGTTCGGTGGGTTGTTGATCGAGCATTTCGGATGGCCGGCGATTTTTTGGGTGAACGTACCGATCGGTGCCGTGGCATTCTTTGCGGGTTGGCGGATTCTTCCCCGGGAGAGGGGCGGCGGGAGAGAGCCCTTTGATCTGGTGGGGGCCGGGATGTTCGCCGTGGGGATCACGGCCCTGTTGTTCGCTGTCTCCGGGGCGGAGGGTCGGGGCTGGACGTCTTGGCCGACCCTGGGAGGCATCGGAGCCTCCCTGCTGGTCCTGGTGTTGTTTTACCTGCGCGAGGTGCATATCCCCCATCCGATGCTCGATTTCAGTCTGTACCGAATTCGCATGTTCTCCACTGGAAGCGCCGCGGCGTTTTTGTCCTTTGTTTCGTTGTTCTGCGTCAATGTGATGATGCCCTTTTTCATCCAGACGGTGATGCACCAATCCCCGGCGGTGACGGGGTATGTCATGGCGGCGAACCCGGTGGTGATGGCGGTGACGGCGCCGCTGGCCGGGTGGTTGTCCGACCGTATTGGCCCCTATGTGTTGACCACCGGGGGGTTGACGCTCAATGCTCTTGGATTTGTCGCTTTGAACATGTTGTCGCCCGAAGTCAGTCCTTGGGTGGTGGCGGGGCATCTCGCCGTATTCGGACTGGGCCAGGGGTTATTTCAGTCCCCGAACAACTCCAGCATCATGGGCTCGGTGCCCCGTTCGAAGGTAGGGCTGGCCGGGGGGTTGAATGCGCTGACCCGAAATCTGGGAATGGTCTTCGGGATCTCCCTGTCGGTGTCGTTGTTCACCTACCGGCTGGGGGTTCTGTCCGGGGCAACGGACGCAGGTCCCGGGGACATTGGTCCCGTGGAGGCGGGCGGAGTTGTGCAGCCGTCTCCGGAGGTGTTTATGGGTGCGATGCACACGGTGTTCTGGGCCGCTGCGGTCACCTGTGTGCTGGGGGCGGTGGTGTCCTCGCTGCGTGGCGGGCGGAGGACGGCTGGGGGGTCGGCGAAGACGGCGGAGTGA
- a CDS encoding ABC transporter permease, which produces MFSEADVRPGASVKRAGAPGLYLLHVWTLIELEILKLRKDPTELFMRAVQPALWLLVFGQAFSRIGMIPTGKTTYLAFLTPGILAQSVTFIAIFYGISIIWERETGQLQKFLTTPMRRSAIFLGKMLGASVRSIGQAVMVLILALLLGVHILWGPGRILGALATVVLGAAFFSGMSMVLAALLRTRERMMGIGQVITMPLFFSSNALYPTTIMPDWLRVIATINPMSYLVDGLRGLLLGTPAHLGVDWAVLAGAGAVMLILSTVLFPRRMAA; this is translated from the coding sequence ATGTTCTCCGAAGCCGACGTACGGCCAGGCGCCTCGGTTAAACGAGCAGGGGCTCCGGGGTTGTACCTGCTTCACGTCTGGACGCTGATCGAACTGGAGATCCTCAAACTGCGCAAAGATCCCACCGAGCTGTTCATGCGGGCGGTGCAGCCGGCGTTGTGGCTGCTGGTGTTCGGGCAGGCTTTCAGCCGCATCGGGATGATTCCTACGGGCAAGACCACATACCTCGCTTTTCTCACCCCGGGGATCCTCGCCCAATCTGTCACTTTTATAGCGATTTTTTACGGGATCTCGATCATCTGGGAGCGGGAGACGGGACAATTGCAAAAATTTCTCACGACGCCGATGCGGCGTTCGGCGATTTTTTTGGGCAAAATGCTCGGTGCCTCAGTCCGCTCCATCGGCCAGGCGGTGATGGTGCTGATCCTGGCTTTGTTGCTCGGGGTGCACATCTTGTGGGGCCCCGGGCGGATTCTGGGCGCCCTGGCCACGGTGGTCCTCGGTGCGGCCTTTTTCTCCGGGATGTCGATGGTGCTGGCGGCGCTGCTCCGCACCCGGGAGCGGATGATGGGCATCGGCCAGGTCATCACCATGCCGCTCTTTTTCTCATCCAACGCCCTTTACCCCACGACCATCATGCCGGATTGGCTCCGGGTGATTGCGACGATTAATCCGATGAGTTATTTGGTAGATGGACTGCGGGGACTGCTCCTTGGGACTCCGGCGCACCTCGGGGTGGATTGGGCGGTTCTCGCCGGGGCGGGTGCGGTGATGCTCATTCTTAGTACAGTTCTCTTTCCCCGGCGGATGGCGGCTTGA
- a CDS encoding ABC transporter ATP-binding protein, with translation MRMTSDFEGRERSHGGEGVAVSGLKDSPVSRGVSGTEWTVKVQGLRKRFGEVCAVDGVDFAVAEGECFGLLGPNGAGKSTTIKMLITLLRPDDGEAFVAGYSVRRAAGRVRGAIGYVPQMLSVDATLTGYENLLLFSRFFGLPRRVRRERVEETLESMGLAEAAHRPVRTYSGGMIRRLEIGQAVMHRPKVLFLDEPTVGLDPVARQGVWDHIRRLQQEAGMTVVMTTHYMEEAESLCHRVAMMSRGRIAAQGTLEELRLAAGKPEGTLEDVFVHYAGAFEEQGGGMRDVLRSRRTARRLG, from the coding sequence ATGAGGATGACCTCGGATTTCGAGGGGCGGGAAAGATCGCACGGTGGGGAAGGAGTGGCCGTCTCCGGGCTGAAGGATTCTCCGGTGAGCCGGGGTGTGTCGGGGACAGAATGGACGGTGAAGGTACAGGGTTTACGAAAGCGATTCGGCGAAGTGTGCGCCGTGGACGGGGTGGATTTTGCCGTGGCGGAAGGGGAGTGTTTTGGTCTTCTCGGCCCCAATGGCGCGGGAAAATCCACGACGATCAAGATGTTGATCACCCTCTTGCGCCCAGATGACGGGGAGGCCTTTGTGGCGGGATATTCCGTGCGTCGGGCGGCAGGCCGGGTGCGGGGGGCCATCGGGTACGTGCCTCAGATGCTGAGCGTGGATGCCACCCTCACCGGCTATGAAAATCTGTTGCTATTTTCCCGCTTTTTTGGTCTCCCCCGCCGGGTGCGCCGGGAGCGGGTGGAGGAGACGCTGGAATCGATGGGTCTGGCCGAAGCGGCCCACCGGCCGGTGAGGACGTATTCGGGGGGCATGATCCGACGGCTGGAGATCGGCCAGGCGGTGATGCACCGCCCCAAGGTGCTGTTTCTCGATGAACCCACGGTGGGGCTGGACCCCGTCGCCCGGCAGGGGGTCTGGGATCACATCCGCCGGCTTCAGCAGGAGGCAGGGATGACGGTGGTGATGACCACTCACTATATGGAGGAAGCCGAATCTCTCTGCCATCGCGTGGCGATGATGAGCCGGGGGCGCATCGCCGCCCAGGGCACGCTGGAGGAGCTGCGGCTGGCCGCCGGCAAGCCCGAGGGTACCTTGGAGGACGTGTTCGTCCATTATGCCGGCGCCTTTGAAGAGCAGGGGGGAGGGATGCGGGATGTTCTCCGAAGCCGACGTACGGCCAGGCGCCTCGGTTAA
- a CDS encoding MarR family winged helix-turn-helix transcriptional regulator, producing MKQMEPDPAGLERFFEHLQAVNRYVRGGWFGEPRRQPTRVQWIILRKLQRTGGCSVGELAQRVDVGPSAMSQMLDRLERVGWLSREPDPRDARGRTVRLTPRGEEVVRAVEQEWIRRLAKPFARLESDEQKQLLALMDKLAQFVREEGR from the coding sequence ATGAAGCAGATGGAACCGGATCCGGCGGGGTTGGAGCGCTTCTTTGAACATTTGCAAGCAGTGAATCGATACGTTCGGGGGGGATGGTTCGGCGAGCCCCGCCGGCAACCCACCCGGGTGCAGTGGATAATTCTAAGGAAGCTCCAGCGGACTGGCGGGTGTTCGGTGGGGGAGTTGGCCCAGAGGGTGGATGTCGGCCCCAGCGCCATGTCCCAGATGTTGGACCGTCTGGAACGGGTGGGATGGCTCAGCCGGGAGCCGGATCCCCGGGATGCCCGGGGTCGGACCGTCCGCCTGACGCCCCGGGGGGAAGAGGTGGTTCGGGCGGTGGAGCAGGAGTGGATTCGGCGGCTCGCAAAGCCCTTTGCCCGCCTGGAGTCCGACGAGCAAAAACAACTTTTGGCGTTGATGGATAAATTGGCCCAGTTCGTCAGGGAAGAGGGGCGATGA